A stretch of DNA from Nitrospira sp. KM1:
ATCCCGGGCTGTCCGTTGAGCGGCGGGCGTTCCGTGACGACCGCTTCCTGTCTGGAGAACCCGGGCGTATTCAAATTCGCCACGTTATGTCCCGTGACGGTCAACGCCGTCTGAGACGTCGTCAATGCGCTTCGGGCAATATCGAAAAGTCCGCTGAGTGACATCGGGCCTCTAGCCTCGCTGCTGTAAGAAACTGCCTTCGTAGATCGCCGAGTGTCGCCCGCCGGACGGCGAGTAGAGTCCCTCGGAATTCGCCGAACTGGTCCATGCCGACATCATCTGTTCAATGAATTGCCTGATGTTGTCGATCAATGTCGAATTCAGCGCAATCTCTTCCCTGATTGCACGGAGCCTCTCCGCGAGCCGAGCATACCGCTCGTCGAGGCCCGGCACGGACGCGGACTTCATCTGTTCGAGAATCGTTTGAAGCGTCACCGCGGCAGGAGGCAGTCCCCATGAGGCTGACACCTGCCCGGCAAAGCGTTGTCGCTCCGTATCCAGCGTCTCCAGTGACGCCAGAATCCCCAGACGTCGCTCGTTGATCGATGTGAATTCAGAAACAGCGAGGCGCTGGATTGCCGATCGCTCCTCGCGGAGCGTGGCAAGGAGAAGCTCACATGCGGATTCTTCACGGCTCAAGATGTCGGCAAGCTGAGGAAGGACAGCGGAGGAAGGATGCATGAGTACTCTCTCCTGTGAAGCGTCTCGTCTTCGGCCTTCGACCGCCTCCCAGGAATAGGGAGCGGATGTGGATCATAGTACGGTATCGGTCAACACCTGCCGCAGTATGGAGTCGCCTACCTTTCGGCTT
This window harbors:
- a CDS encoding flagellar protein FlgN — protein: MHPSSAVLPQLADILSREESACELLLATLREERSAIQRLAVSEFTSINERRLGILASLETLDTERQRFAGQVSASWGLPPAAVTLQTILEQMKSASVPGLDERYARLAERLRAIREEIALNSTLIDNIRQFIEQMMSAWTSSANSEGLYSPSGGRHSAIYEGSFLQQRG